The following is a genomic window from Moorella sp. Hama-1.
CGAAGCGAGGCGGCGGTGAACGGGATGGGGATCGCAACGTGGCTTCAGGAACGAGAAGCACCACGCCCCTTTATGAATGATCAAAGAGATAAAGCCGAGCCACCCCCGCCGCCGAGCAAGGCTGAGCGCTAAGTTTGCTAGCCGAGAACCACTGGAGCCAGGAGCTGTACCCTCCAGCCCCGAAGCTGAAGGGCATCAACGTCCGTTTTTGCCAGAACCCTATTTCCATAAGGAGGACGCGCACCATGCAGGAAGCCCGAAGGATACGCGAGCTGCCACCATACTTATTCGCCCGCATTGAGAAAAAAATCGCTGCGGCCCGGGAACGGGGGGTCGATATCATCAGCCTGGGTATCGGCGATCCTGATATGCCCACCCCGGCCCACGTTATAGACAAGCTGGTCGCCGCAGCCCATAACCCGGAGAACCACCGTTACCCTACCTCGGAAGGCCTGCTGGCCTTCCGCCAGGCAGTAGCCGGCTGGTACCAGCGGCTCTATGGTGTCGACCTCGATCCCCGGCGGGAGGTAGTCACCCTCATTGGTTCTAAAGAGGGCATAGCCCACATCTCCCTGTGTTACGTCGACCCGGGCGATATCAACCTGGTACCAGATCCCGGTTATCCCGTCTATAATATCGGCACCCTGCTGGCCGGTGGCGAGTCCTATTTTATGCCCTTGACAGCGGCTAACGGCTTTTTACCCGACCTGGGGGCCATACCCGGCGACGTAGCCCGCCGGGCGAAGCTGATGTTCATTAACTACCCCAACAATCCCACCGGCGCTGTAGCCGACCTCAAATTTTTCCGGGAGGTCGTCGAGTTTGCCAAAAGCTATGATTTGATTGTCTGCCACGACGCCGCCTACAGCGAGATCACCTATGACGGTTACCACGCCCCCTCCTTCCTCCAGACCCCCGGCGCCAAAGAAGTGGGTATCGAGTTTAACTCGGTTTCCAAACCCTACAATATGACCGGCTGGCGCCTGGGTTGGGCCTGTGGCCGGGCCGACGTCATCGAAGCCCTGACCCGCATTAAGTCCAACGTCGATTCTGGGGCCTTCCAGGCGGTCCAGTATGCCGGCATCGCCGCCCTGACGGGACCCCAGGAGGGCCTGGCCGAAGTCCGGCGGGTTTATCAGGAGCGCCGGGATATCATCGTCGATGGCTTTAATTCCCTGGGCTGGCACCTGGATAAACCGAAGGCTACCTTTTACGTCTGGGCGCCGGTGCCGAAGGGTTATACCTCAGCTAGCTTTGCCGAGATGGTCCTGGAAAAGGCGGGAGTCATTATCACCCCCGGGAACGGTTACGGTAGCTACGGCGAGGGCTATTTCCGCATCGCCCTGACTATCAGTAAAGAACGGATGCGGGAAGCCATCGAGCGCCTGGGCCGGGTCCTGGGTAAAGTGGAATTCTAAAGCCCTACCCCGGCATAACCGGAACCAACTTTATACCGTGTGATTTCCTTTCCACTTTGCCAAGATGGGCGGAAGTAAGTTCCCAAGCCAGCGATTACGGACAAATTAGAGGGATCAGGATGTTAAACAGCATGACCGGTTACGGCCGGGGTGAGGCCAGCGGGGCCGGCAAGGCAGTGACCGTTGAACTCAAGGCGGTCAATCAGCGTTTCCTGGATTTGGTACTGCGCCTGCCCCGGGCTTACGGAGCCCTCGAAGAGAGGATCCGCCAGGAACTGAAAAAAAGCCTTAGCCGGGGCCGCGTTGAAGTATTAGTGACCATAAAGGAAGATAATCCGGAAAAACGGCCCGTCAGCGTTGACACAGGCCTGGCAATGGCGTATTATAATGCCTTGAAGGAATTGGCGCAAAATCTGTCTATTTCGGCGGATATTACCGCTGCCGGGCTATTATCCCTGCCGGAAGTCATTACAGTGGCCGAACCGGAATGGGATGAGGTCACCCTGTGGCCGGTGGTCAATCAAGCCCTGGCAACAGCCCTGGCGGGTCTCCTGAAGATGCGGCAGGTTGAGGGGCAACGCCTGCAGGCCGACCTGGAAGCCCGGGCCGAGTTGGTACGCAGCCATTTGGAGGCCATTCGCGAGCGGGCGCCGGAAATACCGCGGGAGTATGCTGCCCGC
Proteins encoded in this region:
- a CDS encoding YicC/YloC family endoribonuclease produces the protein MLNSMTGYGRGEASGAGKAVTVELKAVNQRFLDLVLRLPRAYGALEERIRQELKKSLSRGRVEVLVTIKEDNPEKRPVSVDTGLAMAYYNALKELAQNLSISADITAAGLLSLPEVITVAEPEWDEVTLWPVVNQALATALAGLLKMRQVEGQRLQADLEARAELVRSHLEAIRERAPEIPREYAARLRERVAQLTGGLALDPGRLEMEAALLADRADITEEIVRLASHLEGMTAAMAGTEPAGRRLDFILQEMWREINTIGSKAGDLAISHLVVAVKGELEKMREQVQNIE
- a CDS encoding LL-diaminopimelate aminotransferase, whose product is MQEARRIRELPPYLFARIEKKIAAARERGVDIISLGIGDPDMPTPAHVIDKLVAAAHNPENHRYPTSEGLLAFRQAVAGWYQRLYGVDLDPRREVVTLIGSKEGIAHISLCYVDPGDINLVPDPGYPVYNIGTLLAGGESYFMPLTAANGFLPDLGAIPGDVARRAKLMFINYPNNPTGAVADLKFFREVVEFAKSYDLIVCHDAAYSEITYDGYHAPSFLQTPGAKEVGIEFNSVSKPYNMTGWRLGWACGRADVIEALTRIKSNVDSGAFQAVQYAGIAALTGPQEGLAEVRRVYQERRDIIVDGFNSLGWHLDKPKATFYVWAPVPKGYTSASFAEMVLEKAGVIITPGNGYGSYGEGYFRIALTISKERMREAIERLGRVLGKVEF